The proteins below come from a single Polynucleobacter sp. MWH-UH23A genomic window:
- a CDS encoding enoyl-CoA hydratase, translated as MSYQTILTEVEDKVATITLNRPEVLNALNDQLMDELGEALLKFDADDNIGCIIVTGNEKAFAAGADIAAMAKRSLQDVYRHNFISRNWEHMQKVRKPVIAAVSGYALGGGCELAMMCDMIMAADNAKFAQPEIKLGIIPGAGGTQRLPRAVSKSKAMDLALTGRMMDAAEAERAGLVSRIFPKADLLKEVKAIAKDIADMPLLTTMMVKEAVNTAYETTLSQGIHFERRLFHACFGTNDQKEGMAAFMEKRPAKFTNS; from the coding sequence ATGAGCTATCAAACAATTTTGACCGAAGTGGAAGATAAGGTTGCCACCATCACATTAAATCGTCCTGAAGTACTAAATGCGCTGAATGATCAATTAATGGACGAGCTTGGCGAAGCCTTGCTTAAGTTTGATGCGGACGACAACATTGGCTGCATCATTGTCACTGGTAATGAAAAGGCATTTGCTGCGGGCGCGGATATCGCTGCTATGGCGAAGCGTAGTTTGCAGGATGTCTATCGACATAATTTTATTTCTCGCAATTGGGAGCACATGCAAAAAGTGCGTAAGCCTGTAATTGCGGCAGTATCTGGATATGCCTTGGGCGGCGGGTGTGAATTAGCAATGATGTGCGACATGATTATGGCTGCTGATAATGCGAAATTTGCGCAACCTGAAATTAAGCTGGGCATCATTCCTGGGGCTGGCGGAACACAGCGTCTTCCTCGTGCCGTATCAAAATCAAAGGCAATGGATTTAGCTTTAACGGGTCGAATGATGGATGCTGCCGAAGCTGAGCGTGCTGGCTTAGTATCGCGAATATTCCCAAAAGCCGATTTGTTAAAAGAAGTTAAGGCAATCGCTAAAGATATCGCTGATATGCCTTTGCTAACAACGATGATGGTGAAAGAGGCTGTAAATACTGCTTACGAAACAACTCTGTCCCAAGGCATTCATTTCGAGCGCCGCTTGTTCCATGCATGCTTTGGAACTAATGATCAAAAAGAAGGGATGGCCGCCTTTATGGAAAAACGCCCCGCTAAATTTACGAATTCTTAG